The following is a genomic window from Solanum stenotomum isolate F172 chromosome 4, ASM1918654v1, whole genome shotgun sequence.
tgcaactttatacaaatttaagtgcataaattatgtgaaattcaattttttcagaTATCCTACACCATTGAATTTCACTACCCAACAGCATCCATATCATAAATTTTCTTAGGTTTGGATGTTTTCATGTCTATTCactctatatatctatataaacCACCATCTCCCCATCCAATATAATGTACACTAAAAACTTAAATCTGATAGAGACTTTTTagatacataaatatgtcttttaattttactttatatatttatgtcctctaattttttttctttttgacttCTCATTCGATATTCGATATCTGCATTGGAGtccgattaaatttgaatttgtgtggGGAAGACCTATATTGGGGGTAAAAACGCttcctaacaaaggcgactctgTACCCATGGGGggactcgaacccgagacctatGATTAgggatgaaggagtacttacctCTGGTTATACCTCTAACTTTGGATGTGTGTACAAGTtaacacttaaacttatataaaattgaacaagcaGATACACAGGCCTTACACGACATAATACACATAAGATGCCACATAAGACGAGAATTGTCACGTAGGACATTTATGTCTgattattcaactttatacaaattctTAAATGTATTCCCTCTAATCACCATATACCTATCCAACATAATGTACACTAAAACTTAAATCTGATAGAGATTTTTTCAAGTACATCACTTCCATCAAATCAAGTAAAATTGTCATGATTCAAGATTGTAGCATTTCATTGGCGAATTATAACGCGTAAATAAGTCTTCTAAGTTTTAACTATGTTTTCAGGTCTATTCATTAGCAGAAAAACAACATACACCTTTTAAGAGAGATCCCATAAGtatatcataaatttcaaattttgatggaAGATGAAATTTAACTAGTAACTCAAGAAAAAGCTTGAAACACTCTCAAGCTCGTCGGGATCCGTCTCAACCATCCAACTAAGTCATAAATCATTTTTCGAAATTCAAGAGCTGTCATAACTCAAATTCGAGTTCATTAACTATATATTGGCTTTGGTGAAACCTTTCCGCATAGAAATTACTTTTACTTTCGATTATATCTCATAAAATATTAGATATTGATATTTCAAACTTCAGATATTTTGTcacatatgtttaaaattagATAAAAGTATCTGAAATTTATTTAcacaaacaatttaaatttgcaATTTCATATAATATCATATTGGTAATATTATTAGAAGGGTTGAAGTTGTTagactattaaaaaattattattttccaactaaaattttatattcagtgACTATTTCCacatatattttgattgaatcagtgataaaagaaaaaagaaattccTTCGAAAATGTCACCACCCAACTGTATTAACCTTGAGtgacatttttggaaattttgagaaTGATTATGATGTAGTTCATGATCTGAAATAGAAGGCGCTGAATTGTTTTCATAACCCCTGTATTGCATATACTAAAATAGCATGATAAAAATCTTGGTCAAAGTAGGTTGGCTGTTGGTCCACCACATCTATGCATTATATATAGAGAAACTTTGTTCACAATCTGAGAAAGTAAAACTCAAAAGACTCTTTTTTCTCTCTACTTTTGAATATATTGAGGTATTTCTTGTTAGACTTTTtagtttaataatatttttttagggaatgatatattgtgttatattatactaactaactaaaataaattattggaTGCATGCAGGAGGATGGGAGGTGGTGGTAATATGAGcagtaaaatagaagaaaagaaaaatgatgttGCGAAAAGAGTTCCATCTTCAAAGCCGCCTTTTACAATTGGTGACATAAAGAGGGCTATCCCTCCCCACTGCTTTGAACGATCTCTTATTAAGTCGTTCTCGTATCTTATTCAGGATCTCATACTTGTCTCCATCTTTTACTACATTGCCAACACTTACTTTCACCTCATTCCATCCCCATATAGTTATGTAGCATGGACTATTTACTGGATTGCTCAAGGTTGTGTTGGGGAAGGAATATGGATCCTTGCTCATGAATGTGGACACCATGGCTTCAGTGATTACCAATGGGTAGATGACACCGTTGGTCTTATCCTCCACTCTGCACTTTTAACACCATACTTTGCATGGAAACATAGTCATCGTCGTCACCATTCCAACACTGCTTCCATTGAGAATGATGAAGTCTACAAACCAAGAATTAAATCAAAACTAAGATGGTACTACAAATACTTGAATAATCCACTAGGAAGACTACTCATACTTGCCTTCACCCTTACTTTTGCATGGCCTTTGTACTTGCTCTTCAATGTCTCAGGAAAAAAATATGACCGTTTTGCAAGTCACTATTATCCATATAGCCCAATATATAGTGATCGTGAGAGACTACAAATCTACATTTCAGATGCAGGTGTCATTGCAACAACTTATTTGTTGTATCGCGCTACTATGATAAAAGGCCTAGCTTGGGTTTTTTGCATCTATGGGGTACCCCTTCTTATTGTCAATGGGCTTGTAGTGTTTATCACTCTTTTGCACCACACTCACTCTTCATTGCCACATTATGATTCAACTGAGTGGGATTTTCTAAGGGGAGCTTTAGCTACAGTAGATAGAGACTATGGTTTCTTAAATAAGGTGTTTCACAATGTTACTGATACACATGTTTTGCATCATATATTTCCATACATATCACATCACCATGCAGTTGAGGCAACAAAAGCTATCAAACCATTGTTGGGAGAATACTATAAATTTGATGATACACCAATTTTAAAGGCAATGTGGAGGGATATAAATGAGTGCATCTTTGTGGagaaagaaaaggataagggTATTTATTGGTACAAGAACAAGATTTGAAACAACAATTCCTACCTTCAATGCTAAACCTAAGTACGTGGTTCCACTAATGTGTGCTTTTCTTGTATTATTGTACTANNNNNNNNNNNNNNNNNNNNNNNNNNNNNNNNNNNNNNNNNNNNNNNNNNNNNNNNNNNNNNNNNNNNNNNNNNNNNNNNNNNNNNNNNNNNNNNNNNNNNNNNNNNNNNNNNNNNNNNNNNNNNNNNNNNNNNNNNNNNGTTTATtagtggaatggcatgaagaagggcattgctgagtttgttgctaagtgtccaaattgccaacaagtgaacgttgaacaccaaaggcccggtggtttggctcaga
Proteins encoded in this region:
- the LOC125861732 gene encoding delta(12)-fatty-acid desaturase FAD2-like, with product MGGGGNMSSKIEEKKNDVAKRVPSSKPPFTIGDIKRAIPPHCFERSLIKSFSYLIQDLILVSIFYYIANTYFHLIPSPYSYVAWTIYWIAQGCVGEGIWILAHECGHHGFSDYQWVDDTVGLILHSALLTPYFAWKHSHRRHHSNTASIENDEVYKPRIKSKLRWYYKYLNNPLGRLLILAFTLTFAWPLYLLFNVSGKKYDRFASHYYPYSPIYSDRERLQIYISDAGVIATTYLLYRATMIKGLAWVFCIYGVPLLIVNGLVVFITLLHHTHSSLPHYDSTEWDFLRGALATVDRDYGFLNKVFHNVTDTHVLHHIFPYISHHHAVEATKAIKPLLGEYYKFDDTPILKAMWRDINECIFVEKEKDKGIYWYKNKI